Genomic window (Oncorhynchus masou masou isolate Uvic2021 chromosome 26, UVic_Omas_1.1, whole genome shotgun sequence):
AATATAACACAGCTTTGGATTTCACCCCCATCTCAAAATGGAATGGTTGTGAACATTTGGAACATTACACAGGTGAGCTGCTCTTCTCCCGCTCCGACCACAGGCCTACATTGCGACTTGCAAAATGTTTATGAAATTACAACTTTAACCTGTTCATGTAAAAATTACAAAAAGCACCGACCGCCAAAATGATTTCTTAAGGTGAACCTGGCAATCGAAAAGCCCCAATCAGAAGTTAGATGTGCAATCAGAAAGATGAGAGTTGTGTCCACTCCGGTAGCCGATACAACTCGAATAAAACAATTTCCTACAGTGGTAACAATGACTCAGCAAATTATATTGGTTGTCACCCAACTAATAAAGCCTAAGATTCAGAATTGCGAAAGCCATTTTACAAGCATTTGAATGCTGATTGTGCCGCACAGATATACGAATATTAGATCAGAGATAGGCTCTCGTTGGTGAGAGCTGCTCTGTGcacagttgttttttttaaactaggcaagtcagttaagaacacattcttatttacaatgacggcctaggaacagtgtgttaactgccttgttcaggggcagaacgacagatgtcagcttggggattcgatttAGCAACCtctgggttactggcccaacgctctaaccactaggctacctgccaccctgttaTCTGACTTGGAGATCAATGACTATCATATGAATTGACATGCTTAGTTAGATTGGCTACTGGAGGAAAGGACACATACATTCAGTCACAAAAGAGTAGAGGTCTTTTTGAAAAAACATCAGTGAACTGGGGGTTTGTATAATTTTAAAATTGATTTTATGATGCACTGGATCTTAAACATTTGTACCGGGTGCCGATGCGTATCAGTGAATCATTACATCCTTGGTAAACAGAACCCTTGGCCAGTCCCTGTTCAGCAGACACCCGAGTGTAATATGACCTCCTAGTCAGAGGAGGGCAGTAGTGGTACTCTCTCACCTCTGGCTCCCTGCCTCCTTGGCCCCGGCGGACCTGCTCCTCTATGAACTTGGCACTGCGCTCCTGGTCATCAAGgtcctgcttcttcttcttctccagcTCCTCCTGCCTCCGGATGGTCTCTGGGTCACGGTCGATGTACTGGATGTACCAGCCTTTGGGTGTCTCATCCACCTTACAGAAACCTGGGAGAAGTCATCAGACACAGCAATGTCAGGgatcagacagacacagacaaacacacataacTTCTGTTCTAAGGGGTATGAGTGTGACAGTACCCTCTTTCCCCAGCCACTTGGTGAATTCAGTGAGGGTCTCCCACTGGGTGGAGTTCATATGGACATGCTCTCGGTCATTGATGTACTCGTTATAGACAATGTTGTTTTGTACTCGCTTGGTtcctggaggggggagagagcgagagagagattcagtCAGGCTGAGGTTTGTCTTACAGTCTCTTCATAAGTAGCTAGTGTAATATTGCATGCACTTATAATATATAGTTTCAGAAGAAATCAAATATTACCAAAGCGTCTTCTGATCAGCTCAATAAAGTCATTCTTGAACTCCCTTGGTgagaggaagagtggagagaggagaaagcaAATAAGTCCACTGGTGGAACACCTGCGCTGACTCATCATCACACCATTATTGACATGTCATTTTAACATTTTTTGGGGAGACAGTGTTATAGAACACGACATACCAACAGCCAAACCTAAGTAAAAGCAGATGGACTCACTGTGAGAAGTTGTCCATGATCTTGTTGGGGTCCTCCGAGGCCAGCAGCAGCTGTCTCTGGTGGGACTCGGACATGCAGTGGCATTTGAAGCCATTCTATGGGCAGAAAGGGAAAGCAAGTTCAACCTAAACTGGCTATTGTCCCGGGCGTTACCGTTAGTGTGTAGAATCTAACTTCTGACATCCCTGATCGAGATCTAACGTTACTTTCCTGAGGACAATACAGTCTATCTAGCTCGCTAACTTACATGGTTAATTTACATTCTGTCCCACCGAGTTGGTCGTTTAGGGAACGCTTGCAACATTTGGCTTGCACCTACTAGCAAATATTCCAAACATTACGATACATGTCGTTAgatagctaacttagctagccaTCTTTCTTACCTCGTCTCGACATTGTTTCTGGCACATTTGACAATACCATCGCAATTTTTGAAGACCTTTTGCTTTGATCCTATTCCCGATCGCCTTTGGGCTTAGAAAACCCTCTTTCCCCATGTCAAATAATAATTGTCTACATATAAATTATTTAAATTCGAAATAAGCCTCGAGCACGTTCAAACGTTGTTATGCACTTCTCCTTCCTCCTAAAAATCTGCCGCTTCCGTGGGTATTTCGTCATCATTTTACGTGCACTTTGAAGTAACGCGAGGTTTGTTTTTCCGTCCACATCCTGCCATTTACTTGCGCTTGCGCAGTCCTGCGAGTCTGACCTTCATCGAAGTAATTATGTTCGCCAGGACCAGCGCGTTGGTGTTCCTCCCACAATGGTAACGTTTTACTAGCAAAATTACGTATATTTCAAAACATGATTTTGAGCATTGTGCTATCGTACACATATATGACAAATATGTACGCCGTATGCGTTGACGAGCCATGTGAAACATTGCAAGGGCGCGCTAACCCGCAGGCCGCAGATGGTGTGTGGTGCAGAGTGAATGGTCAGGTTCAGCCGGTGCGGTGGCTGAACTGACATTAGCTTGCTAACCATGTCATTGAAGTGTGTGACAACGAACTAACGTTGATTTAATGGTCCTTTTAGTAATTCGTACGATGCCAGATGTTTTCAGAACAGCGTTCAGTTCTTGTCAAATTCACTGTCCCTCCCACTAACTAAGTTAGCATGCATTCTCTGGATAAACCTAACATGATAACTATTACCTGGTGACATGGAATCTAGTTTAACGTTAACTAACTGATTGCTAGTATAGTTGTACAAACATTCATTCGCTTATAGGTAGCTAGCTATTTGTATTGGTTTGACAAACCCCGAATTGAGGATGTCCACGTTATGTCGCGAACTTTCAATGATAATGTTCTAACTTACCTAGCTAATTCTGTTTGTTTTATAGTGGGCAGGTCAGGAACATGGCTACCTTGAAAGACAGTAAGTGTTTACCTTGCCATCTCTTTAACGACTCTGTGTTACATAACATTCACCCTTGAGCTTCCTCTTTTTAAGTCTTATGCACAAGTGACAACTTTTGAATCATGATGATATTGTAGTTGTACGTCTCAATGTTATTGAATCTCAAATGTTTAGTCAGTCCGTGGCATCCATCTTTCCCATTCTAGTCACCATCCGTTTGAAGTCCATCAAGAACATCCAAAAGATCACCAAGTCCATGAAGATGGTGGCCGCTGCTAAGTATGCCCGCGCTGAGAGGCAGCTGAAGCCCGCCCGCGTCTATGGAAATGGTGCTGTGGGTATGTCATTGCTAACtctgcatgctctctctctctcatatatatcagatatatatatatatatatcacacacacactaaagtctAAGGGAATGGATGGTTTCTATGTGAAGTTCATCACTGTTTGTTATTATGGTCCTCTATTAGGACCATAGTGAGAAGCCAGGGGTaggtcagggcctgtattcatagtCTCAGAGTAggggtgctgatctaggatcagtttagccttttatatcataatgaataagattacatggacagaggggacctgatcctaaATTAGCCCCGGTACTGAGGCGCTTCTTGAATACCATCCCTGTACTGTCACGGTCGTTTCACACACATTTATTGGAAATGTTTTTCTGGTGTTTGCCAATGGCATTCAACAAACCTGTTGACAGTCCCTCTTCTCTTGCCTGTGTGTCGTCCAGCCCTGTACGAGAAGGCTGAGATCAAGGCCCCGGAGGGAGTGGCCAACAAGCACCTCCTGATCGGTGTGTCTTCTGACCGTGGTCTCTGTGGCGCCGTCCATTCCAATGTGGCCAAGGCCATCAAGGCCAAGATTGCAAACCTCACCGGCGAGGGCAAGGAGGTGATGGTAGTCAATGTGGGGGACAAGCTGAGGAACATCCTGCAGAGGTACAGAATGATAATAAAGAAAAACAGCCACTTTACTGTATGATGCCCACAGCAACAGGTCCAGTCTAGTGGTTTCCTTTGGAATTTAGTTTATTACCATGACAagtgtttcctccctccctcctcgcaaCCCAGGACACATGGCAATTACCTGCTGCTCAGCTGCAAAGAGGTGGGCCGCAAGCCCCCCACCTTTACCGACGCTTCCATCGTCGCCACAGAGCTGCTCAACATGGGCTACGAGTTTGACCAGGGTGCTGTAATCTACAACAGATTCAGGTATGGATGGACTCCTTCCACAGCCACATTTCAGTGTCTTGTCTCCTCCAAATGGTTTCTTAATTGAGCCACTATAAGGAGATAGCTGTTTGAAGGGGAAGATTCACGTCAAGTCTAGTCCCATCCTTATCCTTCAAACTACATAGCCAATTATCAGAACAAGTCTTGAATGGATGTTATTTTCTCCCCTCATTCAGGTCTGTGATCTCCTACAAGACTGACGAGAAGCCCATCTTCTCCATTGATACTGTTGCTAATTCAGGTACAACACTATTAGTTTGAAGGTCGCTTTAATTCTTTAATCTAAGTtgttgggggggggatatatacaaATAATATAGATTTTGGCCTTGATTATTAACACCCAtggaaatgcattgaataacacattcatacatgGAAAAAAGGACAGTCCAAAAATAAATCATAAGCGACAAGGTTTTGAAGTAGGAAATATAAACAAAAAAAACGtgtagtttttttggggggggggggtaggcacAACTACCTCTTGTACTTCCATTTGTTTTTTAAAACTAGTaccggttaccttcagatgaatcccatgacacttgtgggggtcatagAGGAAAACGGGTTCGTGAGAATATCCTTTCAGCAGTGGGGGTCCTATTAGTTTGTTGCCCAATCAGTTCAGACGCTaccaaacagaagttggcacatcgacAGTACTGACTTCATGTGAGTCTCCAGACATTTGTTGAGGAAAAGGAAGACacttgtgtttgtgagagtcccCTTTCCAGAGTGCTCATAAtagttttgtaggccaaaccgtttggACGCTACAGTCGTTTTCGCGAGAATAACACTTTCCGGGATGTCTCGTGTTCTGCCACCTTTCACTGCAAATGTGGAAGTGCTTACatcggtggattgagacgcatccaatgcaacaaaaaaacatgtctcttaaactgacagattttgatggggatgttTTGGGTAAATTAGGTTGACGCACCAGTGCATCAATCGATTAGGGGGATAAAAAAATTGACCGACTGCTTTAAGATGTATGCCCCACAAAATGGCCGATTGATAATCATACATCTTCTTTTTCCACTTCTGCAACAGAGAACATGGGCATCTATGATGACATTGATGCTGACGTGCTGAGGAACTACCAGGAGTTTGCCCTGGTCAACATCATCTACTTTGGTCTGAAGGAGTCCACAACCAGCGAGCAGAGTGCCAGGATGACCGCTATGGACAGCGCCAGCAAGAACGCCTGTGAGCATCTTCCTCCTCCCCAGCCTCTATAACAACTGGCTTATTGCTCATCTTCCTCACTTgtcttttaaatcaaatcaaatgtatttatatagcccttcttacatcagctgatctcaaagtgctgtacagaaacccagcctaaaaccccaaacagcaagcaatgcaggtgaagaagcacggtggctaggaaaaactccctagaaaggcaaaattctaggaagaaacctagaggggaaccaggctgaggggtggccagtcctcttctggttgtgccgggtggagattataacagaacatggccaagatgttcaaatgttcataaaggaccagcatggtcaaataataataatcacaatagTTGTCgggggtgcaacaagtcagcacctcaggagtaaatgtcagttggcttttcatagccgatcattaagagtatctcttctgctcctgttgtctctagagagttgaaaacagcaggtctgggacaggtagcacgtccggtgaacaggtcagggttccatagccgcaggcagaacagttgaaactggagcagcagcacggccaggtggactggggacagcaaggagtcatcatgccaggtagtcctgaggcatggtcctagggctcaggtcctctgagagaaagagaaagaaagagagaattagagagagcatacttaaattcacacaggacaccggataagacgggagaagtactccagatataacaaactgacccaagcccccaggaaggatataaccccacccactttgccaaagcacagcccccacaccactagagggatatcttcaaccaccaatttaccatcctgagacaaggccgagtatagcccacaaagagctccgccacggcacaacccaagggggacaGATCAAGTCGTAGTCTTCCTGTCTGCCACATAGCACACAAAGTAGCTGTAGTCCTTTGTGATTATCTTCCTCAGTCTCCCTCTACTGCTTGATTGACCTAGTGTAATGCTTCTAGGGTTGCCATTGATATTACAATATCAGCTAATCTGTTTGccaggtctgtgtgtctgcaCTTTGATGGCTTTGTTCTCTGATACATATCAACCCTGGCTCTGTTTTCTCCCCTCCAGCTGAAATGATTGATAAGCTGACCCTCACCTTCAACCGTACTAGGCAGGCTGTCATCACCAAGGAGCTCATTGAGATCATCTCTGGAGCTGCTGCCCTGTGAGTACTGTTCACGATGTCAGCTTCTTTCtgcccatctcgctctctctgtttcactttgtccctctctgtttcactctctcccttGGTGTTTGATCTGTCCCTCAGTAATGTTTTTTCCCCACACACAAAACAACCCCACTCATTCTTAACCTTGATAAGCTACCTACGTCTTTGAAAACATCCCCAATTTGACTCCTTGCATGAGCCCACCCATTCTTTGTCATTAAACATTGAGTTATTTTTAAGTTTGTTCACTAACCATTATTTTGTCACCCTTATTACTCCACTCCAACCCCTCATGTTGGTATCAGGACCTAAATCATGTGATCGTAGGTAAAAGTCTCTAGGATACACTCACTGGACACAGAAAGGAAGAAAAACGTGCTATTCGGAAAACCATCCCACTGTAGTCTAAGATAGAATAGCTCCCTCTAGGGCCTAGTGTGTTGGATCATGTATCCTGTGTTTTGTTGAAAGCCTGTTATTCCCTCAGATTTACTGTGATATTTTGGTTGGGTATTTTGATTTCATCCCGTTTATCTGAATGCGTGTTCTCTGTGGTTTCAGATAAATGGACGAGGTCCTCCTGCCATCCATCGCCAGTGGTTCTGGATTACATGCTTCTAAATATTTCAAACGGCTGTCGTCGAGAGTTTATGAACATTTGTGCTTCTATTTGTAAAATATATGGGGGAAAAATGTACCTCTTACAGAGAAACATGTTCCCTTCAGATGTCCTCCTAGTTCCACTCACAATAAATCCTACTTGTGACCATGAAAAAGATGTGTTGAGATGTTTGAACATAAACCTAGGCTACAATTTTACATTGCTGTTTTGTTTTCCTTCTGCCTGAACAATGGAAATGCACTTCCAAATATAGGCTATAGTCTATGGCAGGTATTCCCGAACTGGGGTAgccaaataaaaacattttaccatttttttccccctcatttcaAATTTATACATTTGGGAGATTTTTTTTCTTCCCTCGCCTGAGTAgtctcgtttcactgccaaaaataaaattaattaAACCATCTAGTCTTCAGTGAAATAACACCATGTCAAACAATTAACATCCAAttacattaaccgttactctcgcAGGAATttcactaacggtccgtatgttgCCAAACGTAGCTGTTGCTCTTTCCATTTGCTCGAAAATTGATAAAGTAAGGTCCGCGTCCAGAAGAGACAGATACCAGCTCTATTGGTTGTACTGCCACTActagcagtactacacctgcacctgtcgacgacgcaagttgttctgcttccacgaacatcgaagaggcgcaaatataactacattgatttgtggttcacttatattgggagtagtgcctttcctcaaccacagtgtgttatatgttatgtgcaaaagtactatctcacaactcaatgaaaccttcacacttgcgcagacatttagaaacaaaacatgccaatttgaaaaataaaccaTGGGAGTTTTTCGAGTGAGATTTAAGACCCGTATAAAAGCAACATATACCATTAATAAAAATGGTCTAGAAGCGtctatggtgagctaccgagtggctgggACAGGTAAACCCCATACTATTCTGCTGCCGCGGATATAGCTGGGGGAAAGGCCCAAAacactatacagacaatgccgtCATCAAACGACACTCTTTCACGATGCATCAGCGACATGGCAGGGGATGTTTTGAAACAATGAatgctttgcatacaagccagtgaattctatgcattacagctgtatgagtcaacagatgtggcgggcctggcacagctcctggtatatgtccgctacgtttatgggggggtcaattaaggaatacatcctattctgcaaaccactggaaatcaggacaacatgagaggatatttttaaagtactggacagctttgtgacatcaaatggactttggtggtcaagatatGTTGGTATCTGAACtaatggcgcaaaagccatgacaggaagacatagtggagtggtaatgcgcgtgcaagcagttgctcccgacgtcacttcggtacactgcagcatccactgagaggctttTGCTGCCaattgggtgcgcaattacgcaggtactttcccgaaacggatgacacaaacaactggattcgttatccctttcatgccctgcctccagtccacttaccgatatctgaacaagagagcctcatcaaaattgcaacaagcggttctgtgacaatataatttaatcagaagccactgccaaaT
Coding sequences:
- the LOC135514897 gene encoding ATP synthase subunit gamma, mitochondrial-like isoform X2, producing the protein MFARTSALVFLPQCGQVRNMATLKDITIRLKSIKNIQKITKSMKMVAAAKYARAERQLKPARVYGNGAVALYEKAEIKAPEGVANKHLLIGVSSDRGLCGAVHSNVAKAIKAKIANLTGEGKEVMVVNVGDKLRNILQRTHGNYLLLSCKEVGRKPPTFTDASIVATELLNMGYEFDQGAVIYNRFRSVISYKTDEKPIFSIDTVANSENMGIYDDIDADVLRNYQEFALVNIIYFGLKESTTSEQSARMTAMDSASKNASEMIDKLTLTFNRTRQAVITKELIEIISGAAAL
- the LOC135514897 gene encoding ATP synthase subunit gamma, mitochondrial-like isoform X1, with translation MFARTSALVFLPQCGQVRNMATLKDITIRLKSIKNIQKITKSMKMVAAAKYARAERQLKPARVYGNGAVALYEKAEIKAPEGVANKHLLIGVSSDRGLCGAVHSNVAKAIKAKIANLTGEGKEVMVVNVGDKLRNILQRTHGNYLLLSCKEVGRKPPTFTDASIVATELLNMGYEFDQGAVIYNRFRSVISYKTDEKPIFSIDTVANSENMGIYDDIDADVLRNYQEFALVNIIYFGLKESTTSEQSARMTAMDSASKNASEMIDKLTLTFNRTRQAVITKELIEIISGAAAL